The window CAAAGGCCTTTTCCAGTTCTCTTTCCAACCTGCTTTTTTCATCCTCGGCTTCCTGAATCCGTCTCTCCATATTCCTGTTGTTAAAATCGGCAGAAGGGTTGTCCGTTTTTCTCTCCCTCCCTCTGCTTTTAATTTTGCCGCTCAGGCGCGGAAGGACAGGATATTTGTTTTTGAAATATTCAGAAAAGTTACCCTCATAGGAGTTGAATTGACCCTGATCAATCTCTATGACCCTGTCCACCAGCTGATCAAGAAAATAACGGTCATGAGAAACCACCAGAACCGTACCACTGAAGTTGCCGATAGCCTCCTCAATCATCTCACGGCTGCGGATGTCCATGTGGTTGGTCGGTTCGTCCAGGATGAGGAAATTTGTCTTCATATACATCAGCCTGGCAAGCTGCAGGCGGTTGACCTCTCCTCCTGATAGTACGGCGAGTCTCTTCTCAAGGTCCTCATAGATGAAGGAGAAGTTTCTGGCAATGTTAAATGCTCCATCCTTTGTCAGAGGGCCCCAACTTCGGATTTCATCTTCAATTGTCAGGGCATTTTTGTTGAACTCAGGGGTCTGGGACAAAAAGCCGATGACCTGACTGGGGCCAAGACGTAAGGTCTTATTATCCCAATCACCCTGATTCAGCAGTACATTCAAAAATGTAGACTTACCGCTTCCATTGGCACCTACCAGAGCTACCTTCTCCCGGCTGTTTATTTCCAGTGATGCCTTATTAAAGAGGATTCTGTCTGCAAAACTCCAATTGAAATCTTTAACCTGCAGGGCAATACGGGAGCGGGTATTTTCATCTCCGAAGTTCAGTTTCAGAGGATCATCTTCCAGTTGTGGTTTTTTAAGATTTTTCTGTTTTTCATCGGCCAGTTTTTTCTGTGCCGCGGCCAGCTGTGACATGACTGAGGCCGGAGGATTGTACTGGCTCATGGCTATGCTCTGGAGTTCTTTTATCCGTTTTACCAGCTTATCCTGCATCTTTCGACTGGTTTCATAGGCATTCTGTTCCACAAGAGCCCCTCGA is drawn from Oceanispirochaeta sp. M1 and contains these coding sequences:
- the abc-f gene encoding ribosomal protection-like ABC-F family protein, with product MDLIKAINLNLNTGSKDLLIDANFRILEGHKYGLIGANGTGKTTLVRLIMDEIEADKGSLIRKKNLKTGYVPQQPLFDQKQSIEEFLLRELSSLLTEMKLLEEQMSSTKCTENPAALEKVLSRYQRICDDFESRGGYQAQEKGEILIRRLGMDNLMTQSMGSLSGGERSLVFFAKALLVEPELLILDEPGNHLDYLGLAWLESFLAAYPGAVLIVSHNRYLLEKTCTTLLDLYGGTLREFTGRYSDYKTDRLRGALVEQNAYETSRKMQDKLVKRIKELQSIAMSQYNPPASVMSQLAAAQKKLADEKQKNLKKPQLEDDPLKLNFGDENTRSRIALQVKDFNWSFADRILFNKASLEINSREKVALVGANGSGKSTFLNVLLNQGDWDNKTLRLGPSQVIGFLSQTPEFNKNALTIEDEIRSWGPLTKDGAFNIARNFSFIYEDLEKRLAVLSGGEVNRLQLARLMYMKTNFLILDEPTNHMDIRSREMIEEAIGNFSGTVLVVSHDRYFLDQLVDRVIEIDQGQFNSYEGNFSEYFKNKYPVLPRLSGKIKSRGRERKTDNPSADFNNRNMERRIQEAEDEKSRLERELEKAFAAKDLKKGKKIAGELDKLSSRLEKMYSQWLK